The stretch of DNA GCAACGACTTTTCGAGTAGTTCGATGTCCCCCTCGACGATTCCTTGTATCTCTTGGAGTGCCTCGGCAGCGTGGCTCCATTCTCCATTGTCAACGTGCGTTGCCGCTTGCTGAGTCAGTTTTTTCCGTCCCTCGGCGTGTTCTCGGACGGTTACGCACACGTCGTCAGAGCAGCTTTCCAGCGTCTCCTGTATCTCATTGATACTGCTCCTCATATTGTCGAAATATTTATCTATCTCCTTTGAATTTTTTCCACGGCCAGTTCGAGCACTACGCTTGCTGATGGATGCTGCCTCCGTTGTCTGCGAGAGAAGCGTATTCTCCAAGTCTAACGCAGCCCGAAGAGCGTCATTGTAATCGTACCCGGGAGCGTCATTGTAATCGTACCCGGGAGCGTCATTGTAATCACGGTCGCCTAGTTCGATGTCATCCGAATCGGTGTCGTCCGACCGAATCTTCGACTTATTGCTCCGACTGTTGTTGTAGTTAGCTCGGGCGGTGTTAGCAGCATCCCCTGTGTAGGTTGCTTCTCCTTCGAGGTCGATGGCCCCGAGAGCTGTTGAGGTCACCCACGCTTCGAGTTCGACTTCGCCGGAGAGTAGTCCGGAATCAGCGGAGACTGTCGGAGTCAGTTTGTACACAGAGGGTTCACTTGTCGGTGAGGGACCAGTGTACGCGCCGATTCCTGCGAACGGGGCGGCTGGCGATGTACCCGTGTTCGTCATGGAGGAGGCCACTCGACCCAGACACCCACTCAGCCCGCCAACCGCAACGACACCGCTTAACGCGAGTAGCTTTCGGCGGCTAATAATAGCACGTGTCACACTGTCTGCGTGACTGTCTCGTCTCCGTGGATTCATACTCGAACGGTGGACGAAGGGGATTATGATAAGTATTCTTATGAATGTGGTATAGGCATAAGTCGACGGATGGCCGATTAGCGCGCTGTATACAGCACGGTCGGCTCCGATTTATACAGGTTCTGGTAGAAACCCCGTGCTGGATATAGAGGCTGTAACGGTCACGTAATTCGTGCAGATACATCATATTGTGAAGCGTGCTATTACACCTGCACTTCTGACTTCAACGTCCGTAGTTTTCCAACCCAGCCACATGACGTTCATTCGACAACAGGTAATTCTATGCTGAAGCGATCACCGGTAGCTGGACGGGTAACCGAGCGCGTGTCCGACAAACGCCGACCCTTTCATCGCTATGCGTTGTCCGCGGCAGGCGATGACGAGCACGTCGGGGAACGAATCCACGGGCGTGGCAAATCGGAGCATACCTCCAAGGCTACCTGGCCCAGTCACCCCACCGTCGGTCGCCATCCGCCAGATTTTCTCCATATACGTTTTGAGCCGTAACCCAGGGCTGTGTTGGGCGATGAAGTGGAGTTCGTCGCCGACGACGACTCGGTAGGTGTGCGGGACTCCCGGGGGGAGCAGTGCGGGACTCATCTGGATGGAGGGTGTGTTCAATGTCATCTTCTGTGACGATCATCGTCCCCGATACGACCTCGTATCGCTCTTCCTGCGTCAGATGGACGTGGACCGGCGGGACGGGTGCAGTCGGACCCTGAACAGACTCCATAACCGATAGGTCATCAGCATCCGACAACCTCCTGACACCGTGGCGTAGATTTAGCAGAGATAATTGTGTACTAAATTATTTACTGTCACTCTTTGACGGGGTCTATATGCATCAGAAATGCATGGACACGAGTGGTACCAGAATCACGAATTGCCCGATCACTGAGGCCGGACGATGACGACGCCAACGCTGGACGACCTCGACAGCGTCGGGTCGAAACGATCCGAACTCCTCAGACAGGCGGGGTTCGAGTCAGTAGACAAACTGATTGGCGCCTCGATGGCCGACCTGACCGCCATCGACGGCATCGGCGAGTCGACGGCGACGGACATCATCACGTCGGCGACAGTGGTGCTCGACGAGAGCGGACCGGCCGCCGCCGTCGAGCCGTCGGCGACGGCCCACACACTGTCCACCGAAAATCGGATTGATGCCCAGACCTACGTCGCGGAACCGTATCGCGGCTTCGAGGTCAAGCCGACGCGCGAGGTGGTCGACGTGACTAATGAGCCAGACCGCGAAGACGCCACCCGGACCGACCGCGAGAAACCTGTGAAGACGGAGTCCGGACGGACGGAAGCCGGGACTGATCGCAAGAAGCGGTCGGCAGGGTCCCGCGACGCGTCGGCGGCCGTCGACGACGGCCGACTGGTGTCGCTGGCGAGCGACCTGCTCGATGCCTCGACCGATGAGGACGGTCGGATCGGCTGGGAACCCCTCCGCGCGAGCGACTTCGACGCGAACGTTCGGCTCGGAATTGCACCCGCCGAGGCCTTCGACGTGTCCCGGATGACGGCGCTCTCGGACATGGGATACGACGACGAAAGGATCGAACGGGTCGCCGCGATGGAGCAGGCGCTCCGCTCGTGGGTCGCCGACGAGCCAGATCGCGGTGCCCGATTGCTGACGGATCGGACGGGGGCGCTGGCCGATGCGGCCGCGGCCGCGGACCAACCGATCAATCCGTCCGTCGTCGCGGACTCGTTTGGCGGCCGAGCCACCGAGTCCGGGCTGCTGGGCGTCGGGCTCCAGACGCTGACCGTGGAACTCTCGAAGGGGAGTCGCTGATGCAGCCACCGTACGACACCGGCGACTTCGACCTCGTGGTCCAGGTCAGTGAGCGGGAGTTTAACGACCAGCTCGCGGCGATGTACGCGGGGAGCGACTCCATCCTGCCGACGCAGGTGCGCCAGACGTTCTCGATGCTGGGCAACGAGGGCGAGGTGAACTTCCTGTTCGACACGCCGTGGGTGCACCTGGGGACCGACCCCCAGCACCGTCAGGCGGTCGCCCGGTACGACTGGAAGGTCAGCGACGCCGCGCTGAACGTCGAATCGACCGAGCAGATCTCGCTGTTCCTCCCGTTCAGCGAGGCGTTCGTCGACATCGGGAACAACGTGGACGCGGCCGATGTCGACGGCTGCGTGATGGTCCAGCACAGCGTCGAGACGTGGACGCCGGACGGCGACTCAGACACCCGAGAGATCGGACTCAGCTTCACCGACGAGGAGGTCGAACGCGTCGAGGTGGGGTTCACGCCGGAAACCGTGACGCGGCTCGAAGACGCCAATCCCCTGCTCCCGGCGCTGCTCCGCGGTGTCCTCCAGGACGAAGTCGAGACGATGCTGATCGACGACGTCGAGCGGATCGCCCTCTCGCCGGAGCCCTTCGAGGTCGCCGAAGACGATGACCCACTGACACCGGCCGGCGTCGAACCACTCTTGTTGCGCACCGGCGAGCGAGCGCTCGCGTTCGCCCTGCCGACGCGGTCCGCGACGACCGGTGACGTCGACGCGGTGGGCGGCCCGAACACGAGTGCGGGGAGCCCGGTCGCGATCTTGTTCGACAGCGAGACGCTGCTGGGTGACGTGATCCGCCCCGAAATCGCAGCCGGCATGGACGCGTCCGTGGACGCCTTCGAGCGGCCCTGTCGGCTCACCGGGAGCGTCGACCTCGACACGTCCGGCGCGGCCGAACTGGACGACCTCAATCTGAACTCCCTGCGCGCACGGATTCACGACGGTCACATCCGGATCGACGGCAGCTTCGACGGTGACGGCTCGGCGAAGGGCTTCCCGTTCACCGTCGACGGCGACTTCCGGATCCGGGTATATCTCGAACTCAACGACGAGGGCGAATTCGACGTGCGCGTCGAGTCCGAGGACCCGGACGTCGACGTCGACTTCCCGGCGTGGGTGTACGTCGTCGCTGGGGGACTGGGCCTCATCACCGGCGGTATCGCTGGCGCGGCCGTCGGCGCGACGCTCGTGCTCGTGGCAGAGACCGTCGCCGATGCCGTAGCTGACTCCATTGGCGGTGAGGTCCTCGCCGAACAACTGGGCGCTGTCGGTGACGTGTCGGTGCCCCTGGGGCCGGCGGCCGAGGGCTTCGAGTTGACCGAGGTTGACCTGACCGAGGGCGCGCTCGCGCTGGGCGGTCGGCCGGTCACCGACGCGGGGATTCCCGTCGCCGCCAGGGCGATCGATCAGACGCTGCCGTCCGGGACGACCGTCGACCTGGACACGGGCGACACCTACACCGGCTCCGAGCCGGCCGGCGTCGACGTCGCGTGGGGCCAGGGGACTGACGGCGTGGGCATCTACGCGCGGTCGGGCGCCGACATCGCGCCGCTCGGCGGCCAGTCGTTCCGAACGCTGACCGTGGTCGACGTCGAACAGGCCGATTTCGAGGGATCGCCGTACGGATCGATGCTCCCCGCCAGTTTCGTGCCAGTGCGACCGGCCGCCTGGTTCCCGGTCGGTTCCTCGCTGACGTTCGCCGTCCGGACCAGCGAGCACCGGTTCACGAAGTGTGAGGTGTTCCGACTGCCGAACGGGCGGCTTGAACTCGACTACGTGACCTACGACCGGCCGATGCCGGGCGTCGACGTCCTCGTCGAGTCGGCGATTACCGAACGCGAGCAGGTCGCCGAGGGGACCGACAGATGGGTCGGTGCCAGTTGCGCCGGGAGCTTCAGGTACGACGGATCCCGGTACGGTGGCGGGGTCCGCACGGAGTCACACGCGAACGAGTACACGATCGACGACGTCGCGCAGTCGGTGACGGCGACCGCCGAGCCGACGCGACTCGCCACACCGATCCGCAGCATCGCGTGGACCCTCGACGGGACGTCGGTCTCGGGATCGGGAACAATCACCATCGACAGCGACCACGAGGTCGAGTACGCCGTCGACGGCAACGAAATCACGCTGGAGACGGCACTCGGCGAAGACCTCAACGTCGTCGCCGAGGCTACAATAGTCGACGACCGCGGGGTCGCCGCCGCGGGCGACGAGTACATCTCGCTCGACGGGATGATCAAGGAAGGTGGCCGGTCGCAGGCCGACATCGAACAGATCGCGGAAACCCTCAAGGAGTGTGGCCGGATGCGGCGTCGTCCTCCTATCCGCCGACCCGGCGTGCGACCCGATCCGCTCCCGCCGTGGGCAGGAGTCGATGGGGTTGGCGGCGATGTGGTCCTGCCGGAGGCCATCGAGCACGAAACCGTCGAGGAAGCCTCCCTGGGCGACACACTCGAGCAGTCGTTCGCGGGTGCTAGCCGGCTGGACGCATTGGGGCACGGGACTGAGCAAATCGAGCAGGCCCTGCGCCGCGGACGAGAACGACGGGGCTAATCCGTCTCAGTCCGCGGGTCAGACGGTACTCGATCCGGGGTGGATCGCAGTCGACGAACCCCGCTTTTGTCCTACATGATCGACGACTGCACCCGGTGGTATCGACGGTATCGAACCGCTGCGTACCGAGGCATCGTCAGATTCCCGACTCGGAGACACGTTTGCCACGGAAATTTAAGAAGGCTGCTCACCCGTATGCTTCCACAGGGCCTTGTTTAAACGTCTATACTCTTCAGGTAGAGGGACTATTATCCTCCTCTTGCTAGTCAAATTTATTACCGATAGTCACAGCATCTGTAGTTACTGACCCAATCTGCAGATTGCGACCGCTCGCCCGTGACCGATTCGCGCGCTGTATCTTCCACGCAAGTCTTATCAAAAATATGAGGTTTTCAATCGTAGTGCTCGATCTCGTTGCCGAGCAGGACACGGTGGGTGTCCGAGTCGTGGACGCGCAACTGGCGTTCGTAGCCATCGTCAACGTGGGGGCCGGCGAGGGCGAGGACGAACCACCCCGAGTCGGGTGAGCCTCGCGTGGCTTCGAGAACACGATAGACACGGCCGGTGTCCTCGTCAAGGAAGTACACAGTCGGCGGGTTCTCGCGGTCGATATTGTGGGCTTTCGAGAGCGTCTGGAGAACGCACTCGTCGTCGAATTGATCGCGAAAATCAGCGAACGTATCGGGAGCAGTGCCTGTGTCAGTGTTCGTTCTGTTCGCACTTGAGTCTGTATTTGCGTCTGGGTCAGTGTTCTGGGTCATAGGTTCGGGAGATTGCATAGTTTCGGCTCTTGATCATCCGGGTGGCCCGCGCGCGGATTCGAGAATCCCGAGGATGTCTGGGTCGTGCTTGTCGTGGAAGGCATCGAGGACATCCCACTGCCACTGGAAGTGACCAGGATCGCCGAGTTGCTTGACGCCGAGGCCCTGCGTACGGGCGAAGTGTTCGAGGTCGATACAGCGGATAGAAGAGACGTCACCACCCTCACCAGGCGGAACGTTGGTGGCTTCGGGAAGCGGGGTCTCGATCCAGGCGTCGAAACACGCGTCGTTCGAGGACGTGACTACGACACCGTCGGTCGCCCCAGCAAAGAGTTCGGTGGTTATTCGACCGAGATTCTGATAGACCCCAGCGGGGATCGCGAGGAGGTTGCGCTCGTGGTCGGTGGTGGCGTCAGTTCGGATCTCTCGGGGATGGCCCCGGACGAGCCACTGTTCGTCGTCGTTGAGCCACGCACCCCGGGTGAGGCGGTCGATGGCAGCGTCGAGGTGGTCGTGCGTGCGGTACGTGAGATAACCGGAGATTCGAGCGTAAAAGCTCATGGTTGGAGGATAGGAGAGAGGAGCAAGCTTGGGCAAGTGTCGTGAGGAACGTTTCGAGCCGACTGCTCATCCCAGCTGGATGTGGTCAATTTCTCCATCGGGGTCGACGCGGTACTGGTAGCCGACGTGGGGGAATCGACATTTCTCGTAGCCGACAGTCTGGATGACAAAGGGCTCGGTGAGGAACGGCGAGAGTTCGCGAAGGAAGTCCTCGGTGTGCTCACCGGCGTAGTCCCAAAGGAGTTCCTCGGTTTCGTCGTTGATGACGACCTCGCGTTCGTCTTCATCGAGATTGTCGTCGAGGTCCTCAAGGACGGCCTCGCGAACGGTCGGCCGATGCGTCGGGGAGAACGAGGCATATCCGTAGAGCGTGAGGTGCGGCGGGTCTGCCTCACCGGTATCGGGATCACGTTCGGGAACCGCAATCTTCACCGTGATGTCGTCGAATGAGCCCGTGCCGATGAGCCATTCGTCGAGAAACTCGCGGAGTTCATCGACCTGAGTGGGGTCGATAGTCGGTGCGTTCGAGGCGGTGCTGAGCTGGAGTGTAGCCATTTCGTGTTGAACCCTCCACCATTTCAGGGGAGCACAAACAGGGGGGTCAATAGTTCTGTCACAGTACCCTTAGCCGTCACTAATTTTTTGACTATCGGCTTGCCTCGCGTCGATATCGAACCGATCTATCCACCGCGCGACGATGGTCGCACCGCAGCCGCGGTGTTCACCGATTGCCTCTCCGGAGAGAGATTTCTCCCAGTGTAGTTCGTACAGGAGATTCGGATTGCGTCACGGGGCCTCAGAGTAGTCGTGAGACCGGGGTTCGATTCTATGCCGTCTCAACCAGGAGAGTGCCGTGTTCTGCGCACAGCCCATCCGCTTTTCGGCGACTTGTTCGACAGAGAGGGAGTTCTCGGCGCAGA from Haloplanus rubicundus encodes:
- a CDS encoding helix-hairpin-helix domain-containing protein; translated protein: MTTPTLDDLDSVGSKRSELLRQAGFESVDKLIGASMADLTAIDGIGESTATDIITSATVVLDESGPAAAVEPSATAHTLSTENRIDAQTYVAEPYRGFEVKPTREVVDVTNEPDREDATRTDREKPVKTESGRTEAGTDRKKRSAGSRDASAAVDDGRLVSLASDLLDASTDEDGRIGWEPLRASDFDANVRLGIAPAEAFDVSRMTALSDMGYDDERIERVAAMEQALRSWVADEPDRGARLLTDRTGALADAAAAADQPINPSVVADSFGGRATESGLLGVGLQTLTVELSKGSR